One part of the Segnochrobactrum spirostomi genome encodes these proteins:
- the acnA gene encoding aconitate hydratase AcnA, with the protein MSTPSLDSFKSRKVLSVGKKDYVYFSLKDAEKNGLAGLSTLPFSLKVLIENLLRFEDGRTVTADDIRAVAAWAVDRRSDREIAYRPARVLMQDFTGVPAVVDLAAMRDAMKNLGGNPEKINPLVPVDLVIDHSVVVDFFGDKSALKHNVEREYEQNQERYRFLKWGQSAFDNFRVVPPGTGICHQVNLEYLAQTVWTKTEKEDGEKVTYAFPDTLVGTDSHTTMVNGLGVLGWGVGGIEAEAAMLGQPISMLVPEVIGFRLTGELREGITATDLVLTVTQMLRKRGVVGKFVEFFGEGLDHLSLADRATIANMAPEYGATCGFFPIDKETLAYLDETGRDGDRIDLVKEYAKAQGMYRNKSTPDPVFTDTLELDLASVEPSLAGPKRPQDRVLLSAAKAGFLAALEGEFKKPGEAAKRQPVADKGFDVGHGDVVIAAITSCTNTSNPSVLIGAGLLARNALKKGLKSKPWVKTSLAPGSQVVAEYLDKSGLQKDLDKLGFNLVGFGCTTCIGNSGPLAAEISEAINTADLVAAAVLSGNRNFEGRVNPDVKANYLASPPLVVAYAIAGSLQIDLATEPLGTGEDGKPVFLKDIWPSNAEIAEFIRDNITRKMFKEKYADVFKGDENWQKIEAPAGQTYAWQDSSTYVQNPPYFVGMSATPKPVTDILSARVLGLFLDSITTDHISPAGSIKATSPAGEYLISHQVRPQDFNQYGTRRGNHEVMMRGTFANIRIKNQMLGGKEGGFTLHQPDATEMPIYDAAMKYKAEGVPLVIFAGREYGTGSSRDWAAKGTNLLGVRAVIAQSFERIHRSNLVGMGILPLVFEEGTSWQTLGLKGDEIVTIQGIEGDLKPRQILNAEIAFADGTTKVVPLICRIDTLDELDYFRNGGILQYVLRQLAA; encoded by the coding sequence GTGTCCACGCCATCGCTCGACAGCTTCAAATCCCGCAAGGTCCTGTCCGTCGGCAAGAAGGACTATGTCTATTTCAGCCTGAAGGACGCCGAGAAGAACGGCCTCGCTGGCCTCTCGACGCTGCCCTTCTCCCTCAAGGTGCTGATCGAGAACCTGCTGCGCTTCGAGGACGGCCGCACCGTCACTGCCGACGACATCCGCGCCGTCGCCGCCTGGGCGGTCGATCGCCGCTCCGACCGCGAAATCGCCTATCGCCCGGCCCGCGTGCTGATGCAGGACTTCACCGGCGTGCCGGCGGTGGTTGACCTCGCCGCCATGCGCGATGCCATGAAGAATCTCGGCGGCAACCCGGAAAAGATCAATCCGCTGGTGCCGGTCGACCTCGTCATCGACCACTCGGTCGTGGTCGATTTCTTCGGCGACAAGAGCGCGCTCAAGCACAATGTCGAGCGTGAATACGAGCAGAACCAGGAGCGCTACCGCTTCCTGAAGTGGGGCCAGTCGGCGTTCGACAATTTCCGCGTGGTGCCGCCCGGCACCGGCATCTGCCACCAGGTGAACCTCGAATATCTCGCCCAGACCGTCTGGACGAAGACCGAGAAGGAAGACGGCGAGAAGGTCACCTACGCGTTCCCGGACACCCTCGTCGGCACCGATTCCCACACCACGATGGTGAACGGCCTCGGCGTGCTCGGCTGGGGCGTCGGCGGCATCGAGGCGGAAGCGGCCATGCTCGGCCAGCCGATCTCGATGCTCGTGCCGGAGGTGATCGGCTTCCGCCTCACCGGCGAACTGCGTGAGGGCATCACCGCCACCGACCTGGTGCTCACCGTCACCCAGATGCTGCGCAAGAGGGGCGTGGTGGGCAAGTTCGTCGAGTTCTTCGGCGAAGGCCTCGACCACCTCTCGCTCGCCGACCGGGCGACGATCGCCAACATGGCGCCGGAATATGGCGCGACCTGCGGCTTCTTCCCGATCGACAAGGAGACGCTCGCTTATCTCGACGAGACCGGCCGCGACGGTGACCGCATCGACCTCGTCAAGGAATATGCCAAAGCCCAGGGCATGTACCGCAACAAGTCGACGCCCGATCCGGTGTTCACCGACACCCTCGAGCTCGACCTCGCGTCCGTCGAGCCCTCGCTCGCCGGCCCGAAGCGCCCGCAGGACCGCGTGCTGCTCTCGGCCGCCAAGGCCGGCTTCCTCGCCGCCCTCGAAGGCGAATTCAAGAAGCCCGGTGAGGCGGCGAAGCGCCAGCCGGTCGCCGACAAGGGCTTCGACGTCGGCCACGGCGACGTCGTCATCGCGGCGATCACCTCCTGCACCAACACCTCGAACCCGAGCGTGCTGATCGGGGCCGGCCTGCTCGCCCGCAACGCGCTGAAGAAGGGCCTCAAGTCGAAGCCCTGGGTGAAGACCTCGCTCGCCCCCGGCAGCCAGGTGGTCGCCGAATATCTCGACAAGTCGGGCCTCCAGAAGGACCTCGACAAGCTCGGCTTCAACCTGGTCGGCTTCGGCTGCACCACCTGCATCGGCAATTCCGGCCCGCTCGCGGCCGAGATCTCCGAGGCGATCAACACGGCCGATCTCGTCGCCGCGGCGGTGCTCTCCGGCAACCGCAACTTCGAGGGCCGCGTCAATCCGGACGTGAAGGCGAACTATCTCGCCTCGCCGCCGCTCGTCGTCGCCTATGCGATCGCCGGTTCGCTGCAGATCGACCTCGCCACCGAGCCGCTCGGCACGGGCGAGGATGGCAAGCCGGTCTTCCTCAAGGACATCTGGCCGTCGAACGCCGAGATCGCCGAGTTCATCCGCGACAACATCACCCGCAAGATGTTCAAGGAGAAGTACGCCGACGTCTTCAAGGGCGACGAGAACTGGCAGAAGATCGAGGCCCCGGCCGGCCAGACCTACGCCTGGCAGGACAGCTCGACCTACGTTCAGAACCCGCCCTACTTCGTCGGCATGAGCGCCACGCCGAAGCCGGTGACGGATATCCTGAGCGCCCGGGTGCTCGGCCTGTTCCTCGACTCGATCACCACCGACCACATCTCCCCGGCCGGTTCGATCAAGGCGACCTCGCCGGCGGGCGAGTACCTGATCTCCCATCAGGTGCGGCCGCAGGACTTCAACCAGTACGGCACCCGCCGCGGCAACCATGAAGTCATGATGCGCGGCACCTTCGCCAACATCCGCATCAAGAACCAGATGCTGGGCGGCAAGGAAGGCGGCTTCACGCTGCATCAGCCGGACGCCACCGAGATGCCGATCTACGACGCGGCGATGAAGTACAAGGCGGAGGGCGTGCCCCTCGTCATCTTCGCCGGCCGCGAATACGGCACCGGCTCGTCGCGCGACTGGGCGGCGAAGGGCACCAACCTGCTCGGCGTGCGGGCGGTGATCGCCCAGTCGTTCGAGCGCATCCACCGCTCGAACCTGGTCGGCATGGGCATCCTGCCGCTGGTGTTCGAAGAGGGCACGAGCTGGCAGACCCTGGGCCTCAAGGGCGACGAGATCGTCACCATCCAGGGCATCGAGGGCGACCTGAAGCCCCGCCAGATCCTGAACGCCGAGATCGCGTTCGCCGACGGCACGACGAAGGTCGTTCCGCTGATCTGCCGAATCGATACCCTCGACGAGCTCGACTACTTCCGCAACGGCGGCATCCTGCAATACGTTCTGCGCCAGCTCGCCGCGTAA
- the ccmB gene encoding heme exporter protein CcmB produces the protein MVSALAALYRRELALAVRIGGGAGIGILFFLAVVTIVPFAIGPDLNLLARIGPAVLWIGALLATLLGLDRLFQGDREDGTLDLLTMGAAPLELVVLVKALAHWTTTGLPLAIAAPVLGLFLNVPPAGLGATAITLLVGTPALTLIGAIGAALTAGLRRGGLLIPVLVLPLTIPTLIFGVSAAAAAIAEPDPFWPPFFILAALSLFALVVAPFAGAAALRAGEG, from the coding sequence ATGGTCTCCGCCCTCGCCGCCCTTTATCGCCGCGAGCTCGCGCTCGCCGTCCGCATCGGCGGCGGTGCCGGCATCGGCATCCTGTTCTTTCTCGCGGTCGTCACCATCGTGCCGTTCGCGATCGGGCCGGACCTCAATCTGCTCGCCCGCATCGGCCCGGCGGTGCTCTGGATCGGGGCCCTGCTCGCGACCCTGCTCGGGCTCGACCGGCTGTTCCAGGGCGACCGAGAGGACGGAACGCTCGATCTCCTCACCATGGGCGCCGCGCCGCTCGAACTCGTGGTGCTCGTCAAGGCGCTCGCTCACTGGACGACGACGGGCCTGCCGCTCGCGATCGCGGCGCCGGTGCTCGGGCTCTTCCTCAACGTGCCGCCGGCCGGGCTCGGCGCCACCGCCATCACCCTTCTCGTCGGCACCCCGGCGCTCACGCTGATCGGAGCGATCGGCGCCGCGCTCACCGCGGGTCTCCGCCGCGGCGGCCTGCTCATCCCGGTGTTGGTGCTGCCCTTGACGATCCCGACTCTGATCTTCGGCGTCTCGGCGGCGGCCGCGGCGATCGCCGAACCGGATCCGTTCTGGCCGCCCTTCTTCATTCTCGCGGCCTTGAGCCTGTTCGCGCTCGTCGTCGCGCCGTTCGCCGGCGCGGCCGCGCTGCGCGCCGGCGAGGGCTGA
- a CDS encoding type II toxin-antitoxin system RelE/ParE family toxin, whose amino-acid sequence MKSLAFSPAAAADLEHIWDYSAARWGVDQADRYTDEIRDACRDLASGDKRGRTVDVRPGYLKCATGTHMIYFRDRGDRLEIMRILHQRQDVDRNLPS is encoded by the coding sequence ATGAAAAGCCTCGCCTTCTCGCCGGCCGCGGCGGCGGATCTCGAACACATCTGGGACTACAGCGCCGCGCGTTGGGGCGTCGATCAGGCGGACCGCTACACGGACGAGATCCGAGATGCCTGCCGCGATCTCGCATCGGGCGACAAACGGGGCCGGACGGTCGATGTGCGCCCCGGTTATCTGAAATGCGCGACGGGAACCCACATGATCTATTTCCGTGATCGTGGCGACCGGCTGGAGATCATGCGGATCCTGCACCAGAGGCAGGACGTCGACCGCAATCTTCCCTCGTAG
- a CDS encoding type II toxin-antitoxin system VapB family antitoxin, giving the protein MRTDIELDESLMREAMTLTGLKTATAVVEAALRALVEQSQRHRALDKLAGIGWQGDLGVLRDPRSSDPE; this is encoded by the coding sequence ATGCGGACCGACATCGAACTCGATGAAAGCCTCATGCGCGAGGCGATGACATTGACCGGGCTCAAGACGGCGACCGCCGTCGTGGAGGCGGCCTTGCGGGCGCTCGTCGAGCAGTCGCAGCGCCATCGCGCGCTCGACAAGCTGGCCGGCATCGGCTGGCAGGGCGACCTCGGCGTCCTTCGCGATCCGCGCTCGTCCGACCCTGAGTGA
- a CDS encoding GlcG/HbpS family heme-binding protein, with amino-acid sequence MSDLTLVDAQSIVNAALAKGGELGLKPIAVAVLDAGGQLKAFARQDAPAILRADIAIGKAYGALAVGQGTRWLNRTALERPHFLVGLSGVSDGKIIPVIGGVLIKTESGRVIGAVGVSGDTSENDEVCGIAGIEAAGFVADPGA; translated from the coding sequence ATGTCCGACCTGACGCTCGTCGATGCCCAGAGCATCGTCAATGCCGCTCTCGCGAAGGGCGGCGAACTGGGCCTGAAGCCGATCGCGGTCGCAGTGCTCGATGCCGGCGGCCAGCTCAAGGCCTTCGCCCGGCAGGATGCGCCCGCGATCCTGCGCGCCGACATCGCGATCGGCAAAGCCTATGGGGCGCTGGCCGTCGGCCAGGGCACCCGCTGGCTGAACCGCACCGCGTTGGAGCGGCCGCATTTCCTCGTCGGCCTCAGCGGCGTCTCCGACGGCAAGATCATTCCGGTGATCGGCGGCGTCCTCATCAAGACCGAGAGCGGCCGCGTGATCGGCGCCGTCGGGGTGTCCGGCGACACCTCGGAGAACGACGAGGTCTGCGGCATCGCGGGCATCGAAGCGGCCGGCTTCGTCGCCGATCCGGGCGCCTGA
- a CDS encoding EVE domain-containing protein, protein MAHWLYKSEPFKWSWDAQVAAGATGTHWDGVRNHAAKLNLIAMKTGDRGFFYHSNEGKEIVGIVEVIREAYPDPSDPTGKFVMVDLKAVEPLKRPVSLAEIKDEPRLAEMALLKYSRLSVQPVTDAEWDIVLELARQ, encoded by the coding sequence ATGGCGCACTGGCTCTACAAGTCCGAGCCCTTCAAGTGGTCGTGGGATGCCCAGGTCGCCGCAGGCGCGACGGGCACCCATTGGGACGGCGTGCGCAACCACGCCGCCAAGCTGAACCTGATCGCCATGAAGACCGGCGATCGGGGGTTCTTCTACCATTCGAACGAGGGCAAGGAGATCGTCGGCATCGTGGAGGTGATCCGCGAGGCCTATCCCGATCCGTCCGACCCGACGGGGAAGTTCGTGATGGTCGATCTCAAGGCCGTCGAACCCCTGAAGCGCCCGGTCTCCCTCGCCGAGATCAAGGACGAGCCGCGGCTCGCCGAGATGGCGCTCCTCAAATATTCCCGCCTTTCGGTGCAGCCGGTCACGGACGCCGAGTGGGACATCGTCCTGGAGCTCGCACGACAATGA
- a CDS encoding Nramp family divalent metal transporter, translating to MPSDAPVGGRKAWRYAVSDDQPSLPGMNASVPVPVRGALWIRRFLAFAGPGYMVSVGYMDPGNWATDLAGGSKFGYTLLCVILLSNLMAIVLQALAARLGIVTGRDLAQACRDHYPRPVNLVLWFACETAIIACDLAEVIGTAIALNLLFGIPLIVGALITALDVFLILLLMHRGFRALEAFVISLLTVIFVCFAVQIVLAAPPIAEIAKGFLPSAKVVTDPAALYLAIGIIGATVMPHNLYLHSSIVQTRAYERTDDGRRSALNFAVTDSTIALMLALFINAAILILSAAVFHANGRTDVEEIEHAFALLSPMLGVGIASTLFAVALLASGLNSTVTATLAGQIVMEGFLRLRLPGWVRRLITRGLAIVPVVIVTALYGESGTAKLLVLSQVVLSMQLPFAVVPLVSFVSDRTKMGSFAIGPVLKVTAWVIAAIIIVLNVKLLADTFFGAA from the coding sequence ATGCCCTCGGACGCGCCTGTCGGAGGCCGCAAGGCGTGGCGGTACGCCGTCTCCGACGACCAGCCGAGCTTGCCCGGCATGAATGCGAGCGTGCCGGTTCCGGTGCGCGGCGCGTTGTGGATCCGCCGCTTCCTCGCGTTCGCCGGCCCGGGATACATGGTCTCGGTCGGCTACATGGACCCGGGCAACTGGGCGACCGACCTCGCGGGCGGATCGAAGTTCGGCTACACGCTGCTTTGCGTCATTCTGCTGTCGAACCTGATGGCGATCGTGCTTCAGGCGCTCGCCGCCCGGCTCGGCATCGTGACCGGCCGCGACCTCGCCCAGGCTTGCCGCGACCATTATCCGCGCCCGGTCAATCTGGTGCTGTGGTTCGCCTGCGAGACGGCGATCATCGCCTGCGACTTGGCCGAGGTGATCGGCACGGCGATCGCGCTCAATCTCCTGTTCGGCATTCCGCTGATCGTCGGCGCGCTGATCACCGCGCTCGATGTCTTCCTGATCCTCTTGCTGATGCACCGCGGCTTCCGCGCCCTCGAAGCCTTCGTGATTTCGCTGCTCACCGTCATCTTCGTCTGCTTCGCGGTGCAGATCGTGCTCGCGGCGCCGCCGATCGCGGAAATCGCGAAGGGCTTCCTGCCCTCGGCCAAGGTGGTGACCGACCCGGCCGCGCTCTATCTCGCGATCGGCATCATCGGGGCGACGGTGATGCCCCACAATCTCTACCTCCATTCCTCGATCGTGCAGACGCGCGCCTATGAGCGCACCGACGACGGCCGCCGCTCCGCGCTCAATTTCGCGGTGACGGATTCGACCATCGCGCTGATGCTCGCGCTCTTCATCAATGCCGCGATCCTGATCCTCTCGGCCGCGGTGTTCCATGCCAACGGCCGCACCGACGTCGAGGAGATCGAGCACGCCTTCGCCCTGCTCTCGCCGATGCTCGGCGTCGGCATCGCCTCGACCCTGTTTGCGGTCGCGCTGCTCGCCTCGGGCCTCAATTCCACGGTGACGGCGACGCTCGCCGGCCAGATCGTCATGGAGGGCTTCCTGCGGCTGCGGCTGCCGGGCTGGGTGCGTCGCCTCATCACCCGCGGCCTCGCCATCGTGCCGGTCGTGATCGTGACCGCCCTCTATGGCGAGAGCGGCACGGCGAAGCTGCTGGTCTTGAGCCAGGTGGTGCTCTCGATGCAGTTGCCGTTCGCCGTGGTGCCGCTGGTGTCGTTCGTCTCCGACCGCACGAAGATGGGCTCGTTCGCGATCGGCCCGGTGCTCAAGGTCACCGCCTGGGTGATCGCGGCGATCATCATCGTGCTCAACGTCAAGCTGCTCGCCGACACCTTCTTCGGCGCGGCCTGA
- the phaR gene encoding polyhydroxyalkanoate synthesis repressor PhaR, producing the protein MAKSEEATIIKKYANRRLYNTGTSTYVTLEDLAEMVKDGEDFVVFDAKTGEEITHSVLTQIIFEQETKGHNLLPISFLRQLIRFYGDSMQNLVPSYLDFSISSLSREQDRFRNQMGSAFGTTAFDAIEDQVRRNTEMFERAMRMFLPFGTTGPTGAEPAARGETDAKPAAAAPAAPAAPAADLDDLKRQLSDMQRQIEAIAGVKKPGES; encoded by the coding sequence ATGGCAAAGTCCGAAGAAGCGACGATCATCAAGAAGTACGCCAACCGCCGGCTCTACAATACCGGCACCAGCACCTATGTGACGCTCGAAGACCTCGCCGAGATGGTCAAGGACGGCGAAGATTTCGTCGTTTTCGACGCCAAGACCGGCGAAGAAATCACCCATTCGGTGCTGACGCAGATCATCTTCGAGCAGGAGACCAAGGGACACAATCTGCTGCCGATCTCGTTTCTGCGGCAGCTTATCCGGTTCTATGGCGATTCCATGCAGAACCTGGTGCCGAGCTATCTCGATTTCTCGATCTCTTCGCTGTCGCGGGAGCAGGACCGCTTCCGCAACCAGATGGGCTCGGCCTTCGGCACCACCGCGTTCGACGCCATCGAGGATCAAGTCCGCCGCAACACCGAGATGTTCGAGCGGGCGATGCGGATGTTCCTGCCGTTCGGCACCACGGGCCCGACCGGCGCGGAACCCGCGGCCCGGGGCGAGACCGATGCGAAGCCGGCCGCCGCCGCACCGGCCGCCCCGGCCGCCCCGGCCGCCGATCTCGACGACCTGAAGCGCCAGCTTTCGGACATGCAGCGGCAGATCGAGGCCATCGCCGGCGTCAAGAAGCCGGGCGAAAGCTGA
- a CDS encoding class I SAM-dependent methyltransferase gives MIEPRPASLDPAGFIRANTVLQAPPHVPEVRLHLADEAMSLWERTEEALEELGLPPPYWAFAWAGGQAIARYVLDHPEVVRDKRVLDFASGSGIVAIAAMQAGATAVTATEIDIFARTAIALNAAANGVSVTASGADVTAAPAGAFDVVLAGDVFYEKPMAERVLAWLERELEAGTVVLVGDPGRSYLPKDRLEAVAEYRVPVIRAIEDSEVKHTRVWRFRR, from the coding sequence ATGATCGAACCCCGGCCGGCCTCCCTCGATCCGGCCGGGTTCATCCGCGCCAACACGGTGCTCCAGGCGCCCCCTCATGTGCCTGAGGTCCGCCTGCACCTCGCCGACGAGGCGATGAGCCTGTGGGAGCGCACCGAGGAGGCGCTCGAAGAGCTCGGCCTGCCGCCGCCATATTGGGCCTTCGCCTGGGCCGGCGGACAGGCGATCGCCCGCTACGTGCTCGACCACCCGGAGGTCGTTCGGGATAAGCGCGTGCTCGATTTCGCCTCGGGCTCCGGAATCGTCGCCATCGCGGCGATGCAGGCGGGCGCCACGGCGGTCACCGCGACCGAGATCGACATCTTCGCCCGCACCGCCATCGCCCTCAACGCAGCGGCGAACGGGGTGAGCGTCACCGCCTCCGGCGCGGACGTCACCGCGGCGCCCGCCGGCGCCTTCGACGTCGTTCTCGCCGGTGACGTGTTCTACGAAAAGCCGATGGCGGAGCGCGTGCTCGCCTGGCTGGAGCGCGAGCTCGAGGCCGGCACCGTCGTGCTCGTCGGCGATCCCGGCCGCTCCTATCTGCCGAAGGACCGCCTCGAGGCCGTCGCCGAATACCGCGTCCCGGTGATCCGTGCGATCGAGGATTCGGAGGTCAAGCACACCCGGGTGTGGCGCTTCCGGCGCTAG
- a CDS encoding type II toxin-antitoxin system ParD family antitoxin, whose amino-acid sequence MARNTSVTLGDHFADFISDQVQAGRYASASDVVHAGLRLLEEHETKVKALEGALIAGEQSGEPEPFDFEAFKARKRAEHEGK is encoded by the coding sequence ATGGCCCGCAACACCTCCGTCACGCTCGGCGACCATTTCGCCGATTTCATCAGCGATCAGGTGCAGGCTGGCCGCTACGCCTCGGCGAGCGATGTCGTGCATGCCGGGCTGCGGCTTCTCGAAGAGCACGAGACGAAGGTGAAGGCCCTCGAGGGCGCCCTGATCGCTGGGGAACAATCCGGTGAGCCCGAACCCTTCGATTTCGAGGCCTTCAAGGCGCGCAAGCGCGCCGAACACGAAGGCAAATGA
- the acs gene encoding acetate--CoA ligase, whose protein sequence is MSETLIPIHADAAARTAVTEARYFELYERSVKDPDGFWADEAKRLDWITPFTKVKNTSYDYHNVSIRWFEDGALNVSANCVDRHAAAHGDRPAIIWEGDDPTVSRTITYAELKDEVCRFANVLKAHGVKKGDRVTIYMPMIPETAFAMLACSRIGAIHSVVFGGFSPDSLAGRIEDCGSTVLITADEGLRGGRSVPLKANADAALEKASGIRSVIVVRRTGGNVAMQAGRDVWYHDEAAKVSTDCAPEAMNAEDPLFILYTSGSTGKPKGVLHTTGGYLTYVTSTFSYVFDYQPGEVFWCTADVGWVTGHSYIVYGPLANGATTVMFEGIPTYPSPARFWQAIDKHKVNIFYTAPTALRSLMGAGDAHVTGSSRQSLRLLGSVGEPINPEAWLWYYNVVGERRCPIVDTWWQTETGGTLISPLPGATPLKPGSATRPLFGVQPALVDGEGNILTGATEGNLVILDSWPGQMRTVYGDHERFVQTYFSTYKGMYFTGDGCRRDADGYYWITGRVDDVLNVSGHRLGTAEIESALVAHPKVSEAAVVGYPHDLKGQGVYAYVTLMGGIAPSDELKKELVQWVRREIGPIASPDLIQFSPGLPKTRSGKIMRRILRKIAEDSFDALGDTSTLADPAVVDDLIENRMNRKAG, encoded by the coding sequence ATGAGCGAGACGCTGATCCCCATCCATGCCGACGCGGCGGCCCGCACGGCGGTGACCGAGGCCCGCTATTTCGAGCTCTACGAGCGCTCGGTGAAGGACCCGGACGGCTTCTGGGCCGACGAGGCGAAGCGGCTCGACTGGATCACGCCCTTCACCAAGGTGAAGAACACCTCCTACGATTACCACAACGTCTCGATCCGCTGGTTCGAGGACGGCGCGCTCAACGTCTCGGCGAACTGCGTCGACCGCCACGCCGCCGCCCACGGCGATCGCCCGGCGATCATCTGGGAAGGCGACGACCCGACCGTCTCGCGCACCATCACCTATGCCGAATTGAAGGACGAGGTCTGCCGCTTCGCCAATGTGCTGAAGGCGCACGGCGTCAAGAAGGGCGACCGCGTCACCATCTACATGCCGATGATCCCCGAGACGGCGTTCGCGATGCTCGCGTGCAGCCGCATCGGCGCGATCCACTCGGTGGTGTTCGGCGGCTTCTCGCCGGATTCGCTGGCCGGCCGCATCGAGGATTGCGGCTCGACGGTGCTCATCACCGCCGACGAGGGCCTGCGCGGCGGCCGCTCCGTGCCGCTCAAGGCCAATGCCGACGCCGCGCTCGAGAAGGCCTCCGGCATCCGCAGCGTCATCGTGGTGCGCCGCACCGGCGGCAACGTCGCGATGCAGGCCGGCCGCGACGTCTGGTATCACGACGAGGCGGCCAAGGTTTCGACCGACTGCGCGCCCGAGGCGATGAATGCGGAGGACCCGCTGTTCATCCTCTACACCTCCGGCTCGACCGGCAAGCCCAAGGGCGTGCTGCACACCACCGGCGGCTACCTCACCTATGTGACGTCGACCTTCTCCTACGTGTTCGATTACCAGCCGGGCGAAGTGTTCTGGTGCACGGCGGACGTCGGCTGGGTTACCGGGCACTCCTACATCGTCTACGGGCCGCTCGCGAACGGCGCGACGACGGTGATGTTCGAGGGCATCCCGACCTATCCCTCGCCGGCGCGCTTCTGGCAGGCGATCGACAAGCACAAGGTCAACATCTTCTACACCGCGCCGACGGCGCTGCGGTCGCTGATGGGCGCGGGCGATGCCCACGTCACCGGCTCGTCGCGCCAGTCGCTGCGCCTGCTCGGCTCGGTCGGCGAGCCGATCAACCCGGAAGCCTGGCTCTGGTATTACAACGTGGTCGGCGAGCGGCGCTGCCCGATCGTCGACACCTGGTGGCAGACCGAGACGGGTGGCACGCTGATTTCGCCGCTGCCTGGCGCGACGCCCCTGAAGCCGGGCTCGGCGACGCGGCCTTTGTTCGGCGTGCAGCCGGCCCTCGTCGACGGCGAAGGCAACATCCTGACAGGTGCGACGGAGGGCAACCTCGTCATCCTCGATTCCTGGCCCGGCCAGATGCGCACGGTCTACGGCGACCACGAGCGCTTCGTGCAGACCTATTTCTCGACCTACAAGGGCATGTACTTCACCGGCGACGGCTGCCGGCGCGACGCCGACGGCTATTATTGGATCACCGGCCGCGTCGACGACGTGCTCAACGTCTCCGGCCACCGCCTCGGCACGGCGGAGATCGAATCGGCGCTGGTGGCGCACCCGAAGGTGTCCGAGGCCGCGGTGGTGGGCTATCCCCACGACCTCAAGGGCCAGGGCGTCTATGCCTACGTGACGCTGATGGGCGGCATCGCCCCCTCCGACGAGCTCAAGAAGGAGCTCGTCCAGTGGGTGCGCCGCGAGATCGGCCCGATCGCCTCGCCGGACCTGATCCAGTTCAGCCCCGGCCTGCCGAAGACCCGCTCCGGCAAGATCATGCGCCGCATCCTGCGCAAGATCGCCGAGGATTCCTTCGACGCGCTCGGCGACACCTCGACCCTCGCCGATCCGGCGGTGGTCGACGACCTCATCGAGAACCGGATGAACCGCAAGGCGGGGTGA
- a CDS encoding YciI family protein, whose translation MLFVASCLDKADHLEVRLANRPDHLAWLDGHRDAVRLAGPFLDAAGEKPVGSMLIIEAASAAAVEALLAEDPYAKAGLFASVEIRPWRMTIGAIA comes from the coding sequence ATGCTGTTCGTCGCAAGCTGCCTCGACAAGGCGGACCATCTCGAGGTCCGTCTCGCCAACCGCCCCGACCATCTCGCCTGGCTCGACGGCCACCGCGACGCGGTGCGCCTCGCCGGTCCGTTCCTCGACGCGGCCGGTGAGAAGCCGGTCGGCTCGATGCTGATCATCGAGGCGGCGAGCGCCGCCGCCGTCGAAGCCCTGCTCGCCGAGGACCCCTATGCCAAGGCCGGCCTGTTCGCTTCGGTCGAGATCCGCCCCTGGCGGATGACGATCGGCGCGATCGCCTGA